Proteins from a single region of Bacillus sp. (in: firmicutes):
- a CDS encoding EAL domain-containing protein, giving the protein MSLMYKQFAQNSNKEMLELLEQMKSCFPNSEATKLFEQVKEIFLRDYAFIKYALDASTIVAVTDKAGTILYINDKFCEISSYSRDELIGSTHRLINSGFHSKNFFKDMWKTILSGEIWSGEVKNKKKDGSYYWVHSHIIPIINDFTDQVEGFITLRTDITKGKEAEEQLRKVLKNDFERTIKNLDNMVFKVKRDSNGELFIPLVEGKLSKLLDISEGRFDRKRMENFFGDELVDHVIDVGRAAFRGEKQSFTHHYNGIALYTTLSPIIEDGNIIEIIGNTNDITILELAQKEIQHLAYHNDLTNLPNRRKLSEDIQEKLDERNNQKYAILFVDIDRFKQINDTLGFQRGDKLILKLSKRLVQFVSGNGSVYHMSGDEFVIILESYGNMTSLALIVESILKAIEEPFLVDEHELIITCSIGVTTFPENAEDCIEKIVNRVDTALKHCKLNGKQGFIFYNNEMGKDAHGRLELEINLRKAIKNNELILHFQPKYIIESNQMNGMEALVRWNSPTYGFVSPDDFIPLAEETGLIVQLGEWVLYEACRQNQEWIQKGYPPMRIAVNVSTIEFLRPNYVEKLKKILAETELDPQYLELEITENSFMQNMEKGIEILNELRDLGIYISIDDFGTGYSSLGYLKRLPINILKIDRCFIQEIEDNENDAEIVKAIIQLGHTFHLKVIAEGVETDKVAKILHELNCDVAQGYYYSKPLPANLFEKLLQ; this is encoded by the coding sequence ATGTCGTTAATGTATAAACAATTCGCTCAGAATTCCAATAAAGAAATGCTTGAGCTTCTTGAACAGATGAAATCATGTTTTCCTAACAGTGAAGCTACTAAACTATTTGAGCAAGTAAAGGAAATTTTCCTAAGAGATTATGCATTTATAAAATATGCATTAGATGCCTCGACGATTGTGGCTGTTACGGATAAAGCTGGGACTATTCTTTATATTAATGATAAATTTTGTGAAATTTCATCATATAGTAGAGATGAATTAATAGGAAGTACACATCGACTGATTAATTCTGGTTTCCATAGCAAAAACTTTTTTAAGGACATGTGGAAAACGATTTTGTCTGGAGAAATTTGGAGTGGGGAAGTAAAAAATAAAAAAAAGGATGGATCCTATTATTGGGTGCATTCCCACATCATTCCGATTATTAACGACTTTACAGATCAAGTTGAAGGGTTTATTACGCTCCGTACTGATATAACAAAAGGAAAAGAAGCTGAGGAACAACTCAGGAAAGTGCTGAAAAATGATTTTGAGAGAACAATAAAAAATCTCGATAATATGGTCTTTAAAGTTAAAAGAGATAGTAACGGAGAATTATTTATTCCATTAGTCGAAGGAAAGCTATCGAAGCTCCTTGATATTTCCGAAGGGCGCTTTGATCGAAAAAGAATGGAAAATTTTTTTGGTGATGAATTAGTCGATCACGTCATTGACGTTGGTCGAGCAGCTTTTCGTGGTGAGAAGCAATCCTTTACACACCATTATAATGGGATCGCTCTATATACGACATTATCCCCTATAATAGAGGATGGCAATATTATTGAAATTATTGGGAATACAAACGATATAACAATATTAGAATTGGCTCAAAAGGAAATACAACATTTAGCTTACCATAATGATTTAACAAATCTACCAAATCGCAGAAAGCTATCGGAAGACATACAGGAAAAGCTAGATGAGAGAAATAATCAAAAATATGCGATTTTATTTGTTGATATTGATCGTTTCAAACAAATTAATGATACGTTAGGATTCCAAAGAGGCGATAAACTGATTTTAAAGCTTAGTAAAAGATTGGTGCAGTTTGTGAGTGGAAACGGCAGCGTTTACCACATGAGCGGTGATGAATTTGTTATCATTCTAGAAAGCTATGGAAATATGACTTCATTAGCTTTAATAGTTGAAAGTATATTAAAGGCTATTGAGGAGCCATTTTTAGTTGACGAGCATGAACTTATCATTACATGTTCAATCGGGGTCACCACGTTCCCTGAAAATGCGGAAGATTGTATTGAAAAAATAGTAAACAGGGTTGATACAGCATTAAAGCATTGCAAACTTAATGGGAAACAAGGTTTTATTTTTTACAATAATGAAATGGGAAAGGATGCGCACGGGCGGTTAGAGCTGGAAATTAATCTTCGTAAAGCGATTAAGAATAATGAGTTAATATTACATTTTCAGCCTAAATATATTATTGAGTCAAATCAAATGAACGGAATGGAAGCGTTGGTGCGTTGGAACTCACCAACCTACGGTTTTGTTAGTCCGGATGATTTTATTCCGTTGGCAGAAGAAACAGGTCTGATTGTCCAGCTTGGGGAATGGGTTTTATATGAAGCATGCCGACAAAACCAAGAATGGATTCAAAAAGGATATCCGCCGATGCGGATTGCTGTCAATGTCTCGACAATTGAATTTTTGCGGCCGAACTATGTTGAAAAATTAAAAAAAATACTAGCTGAAACAGAACTTGACCCACAATATTTAGAGCTAGAAATTACCGAAAATAGCTTTATGCAAAATATGGAAAAGGGAATTGAAATTCTTAATGAGTTAAGAGATTTGGGAATTTATATATCGATTGATGACTTCGGTACAGGCTATTCATCCCTTGGATATTTGAAAAGATTACCAATCAACATTTTGAAAATAGATAGATGTTTTATCCAAGAAATTGAAGATAATGAAAATGATGCTGAAATTGTAAAAGCAATCATTCAATTAGGACATACCTTTCACTTAAAAGTGATTGCAGAGGGAGTAGAAACTGATAAAGTGGCTAAAATACTCCATGAATTAAATTGTGATGTTGCCCAAGGTTATTATTATAGTAAACCATTACCAGCCAATCTGTTCGAAAAACTTCTACAATAA
- a CDS encoding U32 family peptidase yields MKRIIKKNIELLAPAGNWEAIKAAVANGADAVYFGVENYNARVRAENFQSNELPEIMAYLHKYNVRGFVTLNILIFESELDDAKKLVEACIDAGVDGLIVQDMGILQLIREISSDFPVHGSTQMTVTSPEAVDFLRPYDLEVVVLGRENNLQQIKTIADETNIPLEVFVHGAICVSYSGQCLTSEMWGGRSANRGECAQACRLPYDLIVDNEVKEMGNLAYVLSPKDLAALEIIPELIEAGVTTFKIEGRLKSPKYVANVVSKYRKAIDEYVAGRNYKPTKTDIRELQQSFSRGFTFGFLKGTNHKQLLDGTFPKSRGVYLGMVKKVLKDAVLCDVEAPLKRGDGIVFDAGRPEEKEEGGRVYDLRKNGVKMDGEVKQGLIEIVPGRHDINLTKVHVGDKIWKTSDQELERRLRNTYESEQTYRLFPLSVSATGNVGSPLITVWHDETTNNYVTIESNEKLQQALKRPLTTEYLTEQLGRLGGTIFRLENLEATFYEDVMIPVKELNHMRRQAVKELVALRQAPYRYQKNNVGQAADENARSGQNRVKKQPENPNLIALCRTMEQIEAASRTDVDFIYADFEFTTDYPKAVQAAKAYNKPIALATPRIHMPGENAILNGIIKAGPDAILARSLGAAQYYLEKQNLSIPIIGDFSLNSANSKAVDLFLGRGLARITPSYDLNIQQMFDLLENSPTESIEVVIHQHLPMFHTEHCVYCTFLSEGTDFTNCGRPCEKHRISLQDRIGMKHPVRVDIGCRNTVYNAIEQSGAEYIANFLNEGIKHFRIEFLEEDAEKVHEVIQLYREALEGKRTGTSVWKTLKATNQLGVTRGQLIKK; encoded by the coding sequence TTGAAACGCATCATTAAGAAAAACATAGAGTTATTAGCACCTGCTGGAAATTGGGAAGCTATAAAAGCTGCCGTTGCCAACGGGGCAGATGCTGTTTATTTCGGAGTTGAAAATTACAATGCACGGGTGCGTGCGGAAAATTTTCAATCAAATGAGCTGCCAGAAATTATGGCTTATTTGCATAAATATAATGTTCGTGGCTTTGTCACGTTAAATATATTAATTTTTGAAAGCGAGCTAGATGATGCCAAGAAGTTAGTCGAAGCATGCATTGATGCCGGTGTAGACGGTTTAATCGTTCAAGACATGGGGATTTTGCAATTAATCAGAGAAATTTCTTCTGATTTTCCTGTCCATGGGTCTACACAAATGACGGTTACCTCACCTGAGGCGGTTGATTTTTTAAGGCCATATGACCTTGAGGTCGTTGTCTTAGGCCGGGAAAATAATTTACAGCAAATTAAAACAATTGCGGATGAAACGAATATACCATTGGAAGTATTTGTTCACGGTGCAATCTGCGTTTCTTATTCTGGTCAATGCTTAACATCGGAAATGTGGGGCGGGCGCTCGGCAAATCGCGGCGAATGTGCCCAAGCCTGCCGTCTACCATATGATTTAATTGTTGATAATGAGGTAAAAGAAATGGGTAATCTTGCTTACGTCCTTTCGCCAAAGGATTTAGCTGCTTTAGAAATCATTCCTGAGCTGATTGAAGCGGGTGTGACGACCTTTAAAATTGAAGGAAGGTTAAAGTCGCCTAAATATGTAGCAAATGTTGTTAGCAAATATCGTAAAGCGATTGACGAGTATGTAGCTGGAAGAAACTATAAACCTACAAAAACTGACATCCGTGAGCTCCAGCAAAGCTTCAGCCGTGGCTTTACTTTCGGTTTTTTAAAAGGAACGAACCATAAACAGCTGTTGGATGGGACATTCCCGAAAAGCCGCGGCGTTTATTTAGGAATGGTCAAAAAGGTGTTAAAGGATGCTGTTTTATGTGATGTAGAAGCGCCATTAAAGCGCGGCGATGGCATAGTTTTTGATGCCGGACGTCCTGAGGAAAAAGAAGAGGGCGGGCGCGTTTACGACCTTCGCAAAAACGGCGTGAAGATGGACGGAGAAGTTAAACAAGGCCTTATCGAAATTGTCCCTGGACGGCACGATATTAATTTAACGAAGGTCCATGTTGGTGATAAAATTTGGAAAACAAGTGACCAGGAGCTTGAGCGCCGTTTACGGAACACGTACGAATCTGAGCAAACTTATCGTCTTTTTCCGCTCAGCGTTTCAGCAACCGGCAACGTTGGAAGTCCTTTAATAACCGTTTGGCACGATGAAACAACGAACAACTATGTCACAATAGAATCAAATGAAAAATTACAACAAGCGTTGAAACGACCATTAACAACGGAATATTTGACCGAACAGCTAGGCCGGTTAGGAGGAACAATCTTTAGGCTCGAGAATCTTGAAGCGACTTTTTACGAAGATGTAATGATTCCTGTAAAAGAATTGAATCATATGCGTAGACAAGCGGTGAAAGAGTTAGTTGCATTACGGCAAGCACCTTATCGTTATCAAAAAAATAATGTTGGACAAGCCGCTGATGAAAATGCTAGAAGCGGGCAAAATAGAGTCAAGAAACAGCCGGAAAATCCAAATTTAATTGCATTATGTCGCACAATGGAGCAAATCGAAGCAGCCTCTCGAACCGATGTTGATTTTATTTATGCTGACTTTGAGTTTACAACTGACTATCCAAAAGCTGTACAAGCTGCAAAAGCATATAACAAGCCGATTGCCCTTGCGACACCGCGAATTCACATGCCAGGTGAAAATGCTATTTTAAATGGGATTATTAAAGCGGGACCTGATGCAATCTTAGCTAGAAGCCTTGGAGCTGCTCAGTATTATCTGGAGAAGCAAAATCTGTCCATACCAATAATTGGTGATTTTTCATTGAATAGTGCGAATTCAAAAGCTGTCGATTTATTTTTAGGACGGGGCTTAGCGCGCATCACGCCATCTTATGATTTAAATATCCAACAAATGTTTGACCTCCTTGAGAATTCGCCAACTGAGAGTATTGAAGTTGTCATTCACCAGCATTTGCCAATGTTCCATACTGAGCATTGTGTGTACTGCACTTTTTTAAGCGAAGGAACCGATTTTACAAATTGCGGAAGACCATGTGAAAAGCATCGCATCTCACTCCAAGACCGGATTGGCATGAAGCATCCCGTTCGTGTGGACATTGGCTGCCGCAATACTGTTTATAATGCGATTGAACAATCTGGGGCGGAATATATTGCGAATTTTTTAAATGAAGGGATTAAGCATTTTCGCATTGAATTTTTAGAAGAGGATGCGGAAAAGGTTCATGAAGTTATTCAACTTTATCGTGAAGCGCTTGAAGGAAAAAGAACGGGTACAAGTGTTTGGAAAACATTAAAAGCAACAAATCAATTAGGGGTGACACGGGGACAGCTTATTAAAAAATAG
- a CDS encoding thiamine diphosphokinase gives MRVLIFSGGNLNDWAISYIKEDDFLIGVDRGAYFLYSHRIKMNIAIGDFDSVTKAEKEQIITNAKELISCDAIDKNESDTEMAFHYALKKQPKEILLFGGLGTRFDHSIANIQLLLCGLEAGISSKIIDEWNEIQLVNSQLIIYKDRFRNVSLLPLTPEVRGITLEGFQYPLLHATIRIGESVGISNVLIGEYGKIIVSSGILQVIKSNDE, from the coding sequence GTGCGTGTTCTCATTTTTAGTGGTGGAAACTTAAATGATTGGGCTATTTCCTATATAAAGGAGGATGATTTTCTTATTGGGGTCGATCGCGGAGCCTATTTTCTATATTCACATCGGATAAAAATGAATATAGCGATTGGAGACTTTGATTCCGTAACAAAAGCCGAAAAAGAACAAATCATCACAAATGCAAAGGAACTCATTTCATGCGATGCAATTGACAAAAATGAGTCCGATACAGAGATGGCATTTCATTATGCACTGAAAAAACAACCAAAGGAAATTTTACTCTTTGGTGGGTTGGGTACTCGTTTTGATCATTCCATCGCAAATATTCAATTATTGCTTTGTGGCTTAGAAGCTGGTATTTCTTCTAAAATCATTGATGAATGGAATGAAATTCAACTTGTCAATAGTCAGCTTATCATCTATAAAGATCGGTTTAGAAATGTTTCTTTACTGCCACTAACACCGGAAGTAAGAGGGATTACATTGGAAGGTTTTCAATATCCGCTCTTACATGCCACAATCCGAATCGGGGAGTCCGTAGGCATCAGCAATGTTTTAATTGGAGAGTACGGTAAAATAATCGTATCCTCTGGGATTTTACAAGTAATCAAAAGTAATGATGAATAA
- a CDS encoding ATP-binding cassette domain-containing protein gives MITVSNVSLRYGDRKLFEDVNIKFTPGNCYGLIGANGAGKSTFIKILSGEIEPQTGDVIMNPGERLAVLKQNHFEYEEYEVLTTVIMGHTRLYEVMQEKDAIYMKADFSDEDGIRAAELEGEFAEMNGWEAESEAAILLKGLGITEELHTKKMAELTGGEKVKVLLAQALFGKPDVLLLDEPTNHLDLKAIAWLEEFLINFENTVIVVSHDRHFLNNVCTHIADLDFGKIQIYVGNYDFWYESSQLALKMAQDANRKKEEKIKELKEFIARFSANASKSKQATSRKKLLDKIDLDDIKPSSRRYPFVGFTPDREIGNDLLRVEGLTKTIDGEKVLDNVSFIMNKGDKIALVGNNDIAKTTLFKIVMGEMEPDSGSFKWGVTTSQAYFPKDNSEYFENSDMNLVEWLRQFSPNDESESFLRGFLGRMLFSGEEVLKKASVLSGGEKVRCMLSKMMLSGANVLLLDEPTNHLDLESITALNNGLIAFKGSLLFASHDHQFVQTTANRIFEITPKGLIDRQMTFDEYLENKEIQQQVAEMYK, from the coding sequence ATGATTACTGTAAGCAATGTAAGTTTGCGCTACGGCGACCGAAAGCTGTTTGAGGATGTAAATATTAAGTTTACCCCTGGAAATTGCTACGGTTTAATTGGTGCCAATGGTGCTGGGAAGTCTACTTTTATAAAAATTTTATCAGGTGAAATCGAGCCGCAAACTGGTGATGTTATCATGAATCCAGGTGAGCGCCTTGCCGTTTTGAAACAAAACCATTTCGAATATGAAGAATATGAAGTGTTGACAACGGTTATTATGGGGCATACCCGCCTTTACGAAGTGATGCAGGAAAAAGATGCAATTTATATGAAAGCCGATTTTAGCGATGAAGACGGTATCAGAGCAGCCGAGCTTGAAGGTGAATTTGCTGAAATGAACGGCTGGGAAGCAGAATCGGAAGCAGCGATTCTATTAAAAGGTCTCGGTATTACTGAAGAACTTCATACAAAGAAAATGGCAGAATTAACTGGCGGCGAAAAAGTGAAGGTGTTACTCGCGCAAGCGCTATTCGGTAAACCAGATGTTCTCTTACTTGACGAGCCGACAAACCATCTTGACTTAAAAGCTATCGCTTGGCTTGAAGAATTTCTCATTAACTTTGAAAATACGGTAATCGTTGTTTCCCATGACCGCCATTTCTTAAATAATGTCTGTACACATATAGCCGATTTAGATTTTGGTAAAATTCAAATCTACGTCGGTAACTATGATTTCTGGTATGAATCAAGCCAATTAGCGTTAAAGATGGCCCAGGATGCCAATCGTAAAAAAGAGGAAAAAATAAAAGAACTTAAAGAGTTTATTGCCCGCTTTAGTGCGAATGCCTCAAAATCAAAGCAGGCTACATCACGTAAAAAGCTTTTAGATAAAATTGATTTAGATGATATTAAACCATCATCACGCCGTTATCCGTTTGTTGGCTTTACACCTGACCGAGAAATCGGCAATGACTTGTTGCGGGTGGAAGGTCTAACAAAAACAATTGATGGCGAGAAAGTGCTTGATAATGTAAGCTTCATCATGAATAAAGGTGATAAAATAGCTCTTGTCGGCAATAACGATATTGCGAAAACAACTTTGTTTAAAATAGTAATGGGTGAAATGGAACCAGATAGCGGTTCATTTAAATGGGGTGTAACAACATCACAAGCCTATTTCCCAAAGGATAACTCTGAGTACTTTGAAAATAGTGACATGAATCTTGTAGAATGGCTACGCCAATTTTCTCCTAATGATGAAAGTGAAAGCTTTTTGCGAGGCTTCTTAGGAAGAATGTTGTTTTCAGGAGAAGAAGTTCTTAAAAAAGCTAGCGTCCTTTCCGGTGGAGAAAAAGTGCGTTGCATGTTGTCAAAAATGATGCTTAGCGGCGCAAATGTTTTACTGCTAGATGAGCCGACAAACCACTTGGACCTTGAGTCGATTACGGCTTTGAATAACGGTTTAATTGCATTTAAAGGCTCGCTTCTGTTTGCTTCTCATGACCATCAGTTTGTGCAAACGACAGCGAATCGTATTTTTGAAATCACACCAAAAGGCTTGATTGACAGGCAAATGACGTTTGATGAGTACTTGGAAAACAAGGAAATTCAACAGCAAGTAGCGGAGATGTATAAATAA
- the ilvD gene encoding dihydroxy-acid dehydratase — translation MAELRSNMIKKGFDRAPHRSLLRAAGVKEEDFDKPFIAVCNSYIDIVPGHVHLQEFGKIVKEAIREAGGVPFEFNTIGVDDGIAMGHIGMRYSLPSRDIIADSVETVVAAHWFDGMVCIPNCDKITPGMMMAAMRLNIPTIFVSGGPMKAGVTSTGKKLSLTSVFEGVGAFQAGQIDESALTEIEQYGCPTCGSCSGMFTANSMNCLAEVLGLALPGNGTILAVSPERRDFVRESAKQLMHLIEKDIKPRDIVTEKAIDNAFALDMAMGGSTNTVLHTLALANEAGVEYSLERINEVAERVPHLAKLAPASDVFIEDLHEAGGVHGLLNELAKKEGTLHLDTLTVTGKTLGENIADFEVKNYDVIYPIDKPHTERGGLAVLFGNLAPEGSIIKSGAVEGGITRHEGPAIVFDSQDEALEGIANGSVKSGHVVVIRYEGPKGGPGMPEMLAPTAQIVGMGLGTKVALVTDGRFSGASRGLSIGHVSPEAAEGGPLAFVENGDHIVIDINDRTINVDVPEEVWNKRKENWKGFEPKVKTGYLARYSKLVTNASKGGVLKI, via the coding sequence GTGGCAGAACTACGTAGTAATATGATTAAAAAAGGCTTTGATCGAGCACCACATCGCAGTTTGCTTCGCGCTGCAGGGGTAAAAGAAGAAGATTTCGATAAACCATTTATTGCTGTATGTAATTCTTATATTGATATAGTACCTGGACATGTTCATTTACAGGAATTTGGTAAGATTGTAAAAGAAGCAATTCGTGAAGCAGGCGGCGTTCCATTTGAATTTAACACGATTGGTGTAGATGATGGAATTGCAATGGGTCACATCGGTATGCGCTATTCACTGCCAAGCCGCGATATCATTGCTGATTCAGTTGAAACAGTTGTCGCAGCGCACTGGTTTGATGGCATGGTTTGTATACCAAACTGTGACAAAATTACACCAGGAATGATGATGGCGGCAATGCGCTTGAATATTCCGACTATCTTTGTAAGTGGCGGACCTATGAAAGCTGGGGTAACAAGCACAGGTAAAAAACTTTCGCTAACATCTGTTTTTGAAGGTGTAGGAGCATTCCAAGCGGGACAAATTGATGAAAGTGCATTAACAGAAATTGAACAATATGGCTGTCCAACATGCGGCTCATGTTCTGGAATGTTTACAGCGAACTCTATGAACTGTTTAGCAGAGGTGCTTGGATTAGCGTTACCAGGAAACGGGACAATTTTAGCTGTTTCTCCTGAACGTCGTGATTTTGTTCGTGAATCTGCAAAGCAATTAATGCATTTAATTGAAAAAGATATTAAACCACGTGATATCGTCACTGAAAAAGCAATTGATAATGCCTTTGCTTTAGACATGGCAATGGGTGGTTCTACAAATACAGTATTACACACACTTGCTTTAGCAAATGAAGCAGGCGTTGAGTATTCATTAGAGCGTATTAATGAAGTGGCGGAGCGTGTACCACATTTAGCGAAGCTTGCACCTGCGTCTGATGTATTTATTGAAGATTTACATGAAGCAGGCGGCGTACATGGGCTTCTAAATGAATTAGCGAAAAAAGAAGGTACACTTCATTTAGATACATTAACTGTAACAGGCAAAACTTTAGGTGAAAATATTGCTGATTTCGAAGTAAAAAACTACGATGTCATTTATCCGATTGATAAGCCACATACAGAACGAGGGGGACTTGCAGTTCTTTTCGGAAACCTTGCTCCAGAAGGTTCTATTATAAAATCAGGTGCAGTTGAAGGCGGCATTACACGCCACGAAGGTCCAGCGATTGTCTTTGATTCACAAGATGAGGCCTTAGAAGGTATTGCCAATGGTTCTGTAAAGTCAGGCCATGTTGTTGTGATTCGTTACGAAGGTCCAAAAGGCGGCCCTGGGATGCCGGAAATGCTTGCTCCTACAGCGCAAATTGTTGGTATGGGTCTTGGCACGAAGGTTGCACTAGTAACCGACGGCCGTTTCTCAGGTGCATCCCGTGGACTGTCAATCGGTCACGTTTCACCAGAAGCAGCAGAAGGCGGCCCACTTGCATTCGTTGAAAATGGCGACCATATTGTCATTGACATTAATGACCGCACTATTAACGTAGACGTACCAGAAGAAGTATGGAATAAGCGCAAAGAAAATTGGAAAGGCTTTGAGCCAAAGGTTAAAACTGGTTATTTAGCGCGCTATTCTAAGTTGGTTACAAATGCGAGCAAGGGCGGGGTTTTGAAGATTTAG